The Arachis hypogaea cultivar Tifrunner chromosome 16, arahy.Tifrunner.gnm2.J5K5, whole genome shotgun sequence genome contains a region encoding:
- the LOC112697655 gene encoding translation initiation factor IF-1, chloroplastic, protein MLTSSPSSSSSSCFSLNTTPILRHHHHHTLTLSLPPSPVTLTLHHRITPSFLRPSPFPPAPAPANLLVPHAKPPTADKSGEQKWVHEGLITESLPNGMFRVRLDNQDLILGYVSGKIRKNFVRILPGDRVKVEVSRYDSSKGRIVYRLRSSSSS, encoded by the coding sequence ATGTTAacctcatcaccatcatcatcctcatcctcttgCTTCTCACTGAACACCACCCCAATCCTCCGTCACCACCACCATCATACCCTCACACTCTCTCTTCCCCCTTCACCTGTCACTCTCACCCTCCACCACCGCATAACTCCCTCCTTCCTCCGCCCATCCCCGTTTCCGCCGGCGCCGGCGCCGGCAAACCTCCTCGTGCCGCATGCTAAGCCCCCTACGGCCGACAAGTCCGGCGAGCAGAAGTGGGTCCACGAGGGCCTCATCACCGAGTCCCTCCCCAACGGCATGTTCCGCGTTCGTCTCGACAACCAGGACCTCATTCTCGGATATGTTTCTGGGAAAATCCGAAAGAATTTCGTCAGAATATTGCCCGGGGATCGCGTCAAGGTTGAGGTCAGTCGCTATGATTCTTCCAAGGGACGTATTGTTTATAGGCTTCGTAGTAGTAGTTCGTCTTAG